In a single window of the Thermus amyloliquefaciens genome:
- the rplS gene encoding 50S ribosomal protein L19 — MNRGALLKVVEAKYTRTDLPEFRPGDTVRVAYRVKEGNRTRVQNFEGIVIKVKRNGYNSSFTVRKVSYGVGVERIFPLHSPLIERIEIVQRGRARRAKLYFIRGLPEREIRRKLRADRKRIGQDQEMAKAAKETAMAEAAEPAQGESSAE, encoded by the coding sequence ATGAACCGTGGAGCGCTGCTTAAAGTGGTGGAGGCCAAGTATACCCGCACCGACCTTCCCGAGTTCCGGCCCGGCGATACCGTGCGGGTGGCCTACCGGGTGAAGGAGGGCAACCGCACCCGGGTGCAGAACTTTGAGGGCATCGTCATCAAGGTTAAGCGGAACGGTTACAACAGCAGCTTCACCGTGCGCAAGGTGAGCTATGGGGTAGGGGTGGAGCGCATCTTCCCCCTGCACTCCCCCCTTATTGAGCGGATAGAGATCGTCCAGCGGGGCCGGGCCCGGCGGGCCAAGCTTTACTTCATCCGTGGGCTTCCCGAAAGGGAGATCCGCCGCAAGCTCCGCGCCGACCGCAAGCGCATCGGCCAGGACCAGGAGATGGCCAAGGCCGCCAAGGAGACCGCCATGGCCGAGGCCGCCGAACCTGCCCAAGGGGAGTCCAGCGCCGAGTAG